The region atccatgTATTGAAATTAAGATAATTTCATTCATATAGAATGAACATAATATGTATTCTGACccttaagtaattttaatttttttaataatagatgaGTTCTCTTAGTCTTTGTGGAGGTAATATAAATCGGCTTTTGCTTTCGGAAAGTTGTTAATGAACGAGGATGCTGGGGCCTGTTTTAATGTCTCGGGTGgttcattaaagataaattttaaaacatacacCCTGTATCACATGATAGTGGGTAAGAAtggttttatgcatttttttagattttttatttcgcagtaaatataatttgtttatccTAGTCAGTCATTTATGTAACTGTTTGCTATAATTTCTgcagtttgatttttttcaaatttgatttgattttttgatttagatgcGATTACACGACAGCATCATGATGCAAAAATTTGCGAGTGTTATTCAggcattttgaaatttttaaggcAATCAGGAACACGACTCAAtcgaaaagttttgaaaatgaaCAATGCTGCAAACGctaaataaattgtttgaaaatgtaaattttgtgttaaattcaataaaaaactttcttacTTAATGCAGTGCCTactttctttcattattcttttgaGTTAGCTTTGAATTGCtctatcaataaattttttgctaaatccTTTATTTACAGCctgttttttacaaaacaaagaaAGATTTGAGCAATatgtatacattttatatacaaatattttatatatatatacatacataatatatatatatatatacatatatatatatatatatacatatatatatatatatatatatgtatatatatatatatatatatatatatatatatatatatatatatatatatatatatatatatatatatatatatatatatatataaattataaatcagtaaaaagttttttttcatttaacactgtgtttcattaataataagactcatcagaaatacttagtttttttattgatgagagcatttctgatgagtctttttattgatgaaatacagtgttaaatcaaaaaaaattttcttaagtgATTtcctactaatttataattgctcagttcttttaagaacattgagcactctattttgtcgaatacattttaaagttgtttaaatatatatatatatatatatatatatatatatatatatatatatatatatatatatatatatatatatatatatatatatatatttcgtaaactgttgatatatatttttttgatatatgcaTCAAAAAGCGATCTCAAAATACCGTCGGCTATTATAAAAATCAGTGTTGAATCACCAAGAAAAAATGATTGTTGATTAAACGTTGAAAAGCAACATTCGATCAACGTTTTTTGTAAACACCAAATCAACGTTGATAAGTGGCTAACATTTTGgacaaaaaatcaatatggaATCAATGTTGACGAGAAACATTGAATCAACATCAAATCAACGCCTCATTTTTTAGCGGGAAGTTTACTGTTGAAGAAGTCACAACAGAAGATATTGATGAGCTGGCCAACAACCGACGAGGCGAATGACGGAAAGAGGAACACGATATTTAGTGAGGTGTCTGACAAAGGCTTTGTGATTGGTTCTTTTATACATTGTGTGATTTAATATGTGTAATAGTTTGACctttgatttttaatagttaataatcacaaattttgatatatattttaacaaatctaatatttaaagatgTCAAAAATCACccagattttttttgaatttattaacgTAATAATTTTGGATTTAAGTTTTTTCTCGTTCCCcgaaaaaatggtttttatgaCTTAAAACGTTTTTGTCTACAACGATTCAATTTGAATATAAAGTTCtcagtaaatatttattgtttaaaaattgacctttgaatttgaaataataaataaaaatatattttaaataataaatcataaatagtaaaaaatatatttgaataatcaaaaaatctaaaagatgCGAGAATCATTTCACAATatgttataacaatttatttatttgttagaaatttaaataagtttaaaaattttgctatttaaaattttatttctgaaacaATTTATTGCTTACATTTGGAGTTTCAGATACAGGTGACAGtttccaacaaaaaaaaaaacaacagattttagagttaaaaaatgtatatttttttctttaatataaaactttcgATTCCAAGTAAACCAATCAAATCCTAGTTATAAACCCTGCCAGAGTTGGTGCAGttatttttagaacaaaagTGTTTAGAACAGAAGGAATTGAAACAATGATTTTGTTACAATtccttttgaattttttaatacactACACACAGTACACAGTGGGCCAGGTGGtggacaaaagtaaaaaaatacatttttaaaaatcacattattgtataccattttatagcttaaacattcagcttttataaaatgaaaatatttctgTATAACAATCAACCGTGTGCTTCTAAGCCGTAGagtaaaaagctttttttaaaaaaaattaaaatttttttttttttaaaagtaagtcAAAAGTAACACTTTTTGTGTTACTAATAAGCATGGAATAAATGGTAATTTTAAAACCTCTTTTTTATTGcatagtttaataaaatcaagtaCTGTCTTTTAAATGAGTTATTACACCACTATTTTTACACGTAAGTTATGTCGAATAAATGATTTCAAATGACTGCGTATATGAAGTacgttttttagttaaaatttcactTATTCGAATACTTTTGCGGTTCAAAGCGGTCCAGTAATTTGTGACTTGAAATACATTGATcaatatgtatattatgaaaagaaatttggtttatataaatcattattaaagaCCAGGCGGCAGAAGCGTAGCGACAAAAAATAGGTCTCAGACAAAATTATAATCCAGGCCCCTAAATTGATTTTCTGCCCCCGCCCCCCATCCCTTTTCttttcttaacaaaaattatacatgaatcaaaaacctttaaatgcaattttgaTTTAGTTAAATAGAATCCAAAATGTTACACTATGCATGTCTAAATAGAATatctaatgaaatttttttattctctttatAGCTGCAAACTGttctttaacatcttttaaatttagttgagtTGCTATTTATGCTTCAGTAGCTATTAGGTCAATGTATTAATTTTCAATGACACATTTAATGATGATAGGTTCAATCTTCTTAGTCTTTCGCAGTCTCAAGCTGGAAGCCCATATTGTTGCTTTGCGTTTAATAGATTAAACAGAGgttttatcagttttaaataagaaGCGCAAATAGAAACTGTGTATTTGTGGTGTGGtcaaataatcattttatgtaACTTGAGAGccatattttcatcaatgaaagcGAATGTCTTTTTGCATACCAAAAATTTGTAAGGACTTTGAGACAACTGTTCGAAAATGTGTGCTCCACTTGGCGTTACATGAAATAATGACTGATAAATTACGCACTTAAGTAGAGCTTTTTAGTGATTGatgtattatacttttttattttgtttcccATTTATTCCGAAATATCTTAATTATAACATTGTTCTGTTTTGAGGTAGAGAATCAACGTTTTGGCGAAATCgagattacatcaataaattagtaaaatactatagataaatgaaataatattaaaagtctCTATTAGATTAGTCACGCAtaatttatggtaaaaaaagccACGATTGATTTGGAGAGAGCATTTTATTATCGTTAATGTGCCTAAagatttttactatttttttttactatattttttaggCAACTGAGCTTAGTGAAATAGGTCCATAGTTTTCGGCAAGTAATTTATcttcagtttttttataaaccgaACTAAATTTCCTGATTTCTAGAGAGTGAATAATAAACCAGAATTGAAGAATTTATGAAAGagttttgtaaatgtaaaaagtatttataggGGTTAAGATTGGCAAGTTAATAATGTCTGAAATAGAAAAACCGAAGTTGTCATTATGAGTTCTTTTAGGTTAATATCACTTTTTTAATGATGGAAATTATTCAGAgggattttaatattattgcttTGTGCTCTTTTTGCCTAAAATATTTCAGCTTTTACGGAACGATTAAAAAGATAgcagtttattttaagtttattattcttCCATTTAGTTAAGCAATTGCTATAGCAAACGGATTTTTTAATATGTGTATCCACGTATCATACcttttatatcattatatcaTACCACGTATTTATATCATACCACGTATCATACCTTACCTAATATGTGTACCCACGTATCATACCTTTTCTCTGATTCTAACCTTAGGGATAAATATTCGCAAACAGTGCAATTGttagaaattaacaaattaaacatttgatccgatattttaaacagaaataaaacattgcatttaattaatataataaagtttgatattgaATCGTAATCACCTTTGCTGTAACTAAAAAACTGAGATTCACTTTCGGGAAAcggttttaaaactaaaattcctCAAGTAATGCCAGTGGCGGATCCAGGAAGAGGAGGGGTAGGTGGGTGGGGCAATAGGGTTTGCAAGCCCCTCTCCCCACCAGAATCTGAAAGTCCTTATATATCTTAGAAATTGAGGAACCTTTTTTCTTTAGGAGACACAAACgtggtaaaaaatacaaaaatatttcaaaacccCCTATTCGTAAGCGGGCCTTAGTATTTTTACCTAACACAGAATTAAGacatcattttaaaatagaattactgcTGTAGGTAAATGACAAGTCCAACATATGATTTGAGCAACTATAGGGTGTCTGGACTTAGGAAATGTGATATGTTTTAATTACCGACAATGAATCAGTCATCATAGGGCTTCCTAATTAAGCTATGAGCTAGTTTGACAGATTCAGcgatatattatattaaattagcattatttggtgtATGTATAACCTATAAATATGTGTTTATTGTTAATAGATAACTTTGCTACGCTACTGCCAGGCGGACATCTGCGGATGTCCGCAtggtttttaataatgatttttacaagttaaatgATGTATCCGATTTTATGTGGCGAAACATTATATGTGTTTTATACTAAATGGTTATGTAATAATTAGGTCTCAGCAAAACTAGATTAGtgttacaaacttgttttaatatttatacatcttAAAATACctgtttatacaatttttgtaaaagaaatttatatttttatatagttaaaacatgaaaaacattgatattttttcatatattatacCAGAAAACTTGAACTTAGCTAATCCTTATATTTTGGATGCAGTTGTCATGGCATAAACTTAACTGCTAATAATTTGTCTAATTTCATAAAGCATCTTTGACAAAGGTATATATGCAAAAACTCTAAAAACCGTTTTGAAGAGAATAATAAACAATGGGCTACCAAATGAACCAATATCAGTTTAATTTGTAATTGATGTAAGAAAATTCTACTAACTGCTTCCATTGATAAAGAAAACTCTGCTCTTATCCAACTGTAGTATCTGGCAGGGTCCAGGTGAACTTTGATACTTTtagtaataaaacaaagaaaagaagattGACGCCATTAGTTGCATCATATTTATCTAAAGAACTATTGTTTGCATCAGTTTGTAGTTTGCGCcaagatattaataaaaaaaaaaaagctaaagctGTTTTACAATTATCAGAATATATGAGTTTTGGTTcgataaatacttttaaattaaaattttcatattattatatacacaaAAAGGTTTAAGCTTTAGGTtctattttatatgaaatatgtAGTAGTTTCGTGTAATATAAAATAGAGCCGTGGAACTACACACTTATAATTAGTAACTGggaatgtgttaaacttttaaaatgcatAAAGTAGTTTTTAATCAGACATTAATTTTAGTCTATAACATTGATGCTTTAAGGAAAGTTACTTAAGCTAATAACTATGCAAAAGGAACCGTTGCCAGGTATTTCAGTTGTCACtatcaaccaaataaaaaatctatggTACCACTATATTTgtagtattaaaatatttaatgtagtAATTAAGGAAGTTATCTGATAAAGTTGTTACTTTTTCCATTTATAATTGTTaaggttaataaaatatgtagttgtaaataaaaattatcacacaaaataaaaaaaacataatagctaTGGATGCAAACAAATAATGTAATTCGAccagaaaattaaattatttttaccttgatTGCAAAAAACCAATTTCTTTTCAAACTATTAGCTAATGatcaacttaataaaattaaaacaatcaaagtttactaagttaaaaccatattttaacagtagacaAAGTAAACATGAAAGTCGGTGGAGCACCAAagtagaactaaagaaatagaataacaactaaatttaaaatgatgttaatacatattatttgcagttaaacataaaaaataattataccaTCACAAGATAACAAAGGTAAAGTTGTaaaaacgaacaaaaaaaaaaaaaaaaaaaagtaaaacgtaaatttttttataagtatgatccttataataaaaaacaatctttactTGAACAGATAAGGACACATCGATAAAGAGCATACACAGTGAAAAATTGATTTCTAAGTTCTTTCATATTGTAAGTACTTATAGATCTATGAATACCTATAAATAGCTATGATAACTGgtgattattatgaaaattattaactGTAATTTAAAGTgttcacaaaatttaaaattacaatatatttttttgacatgaAGAATCATAAACACTGTCACAGCAGCTCTcgaatcattttaatattttaagaagtAAAGTTGAAAGAttctttataagtaaatttaactttataaatctaaCCTGAATATAACTATTAGACTAACAATGTGCTAAATAATTAGATTCATATAAAACATGATTGAATatctaacaaaaacaaaagcaacaaataataaaaaacaacttacttaTATCTAAAATGAGGTGATCTTCAGCGTCTATAAAATAAACAGCTTGTCGAGAAACAATTTCAACACATCACCTACTGAACAGAACATGTttcattaactaaaatattaaaaaattgaactttagtaactttaaaaacagattaaaaaattacaaaatatacatacaatttataaataaaagtatattcaacaattataatatttatgacAATGATAAAAGAGATATTTAAAGAGGGGCGGGTTTTGTAACGCGCCAAGGAGGGGactaaaaagatctaaaaaatagtaataataaataaaaaggtccgcatattttcatctataagtaactgtcttttttaattttttgtactttagtgtaataatcaagttcatatacgtataattacgtataatagtcaatttcaTTCGTTAGTATAAAGGCTTAATTCagtataatagtcaatttacaaaagaatatttgtgaaaaaaagtCCCGCGGGGGGAGGAAGAGCTACTACCCCCATGGTCCCCTCCGTCACTGTATTCAAAGATACTTCAGAGATTTATGAAAAGTAAATACGAAATTAAAATACTTACGTGCACATCTACAGTGCCTCGTGCATTATAAGTTAAAGGCGTCCGAGTTGACTTCCAATACTAAACGGATTATAACACTATTTTTaggttttctaaattttgtcaTTGTTGCGCATTcggtttaaaatatttaacagggGCGTGGTAAAATTGCTTTAGAActcttatttttcttattatgttaatattaatagttaacttttaattatttttaaaaataataaatttcatataatggtttaatttaaatataaaataaaattttttaattatgttcttattaaaacatactttttgaACACCTTTaccgttttaaaaaaatttatggtcgCCGCATGGGAAAGTTAAGTCATCAGCTTActcgtttttttaattattgtttattaaaatgaaaaacaaaaaaactttatagctttatagattttatattctatatataaacatgttgtaTACTCATTTTCCTTGCACGAAAtcaacttatattatattagttgcaaaaaaacctgaaatgtaaaacttaaataacaagtatctcaatcatgacacatacGCAACAAATATCCCCCAGTTTTTGATTGTTTTCAGAATTTTTAgcttttcaaaatctttttgtttgttaaagtgcATAATATCGTTagatatgtttgtatataaccTTTATAAGACTTTACaagtatattgtattttaaaaaatctaacaaaaattaaaagagaacTCGACTATGTTGGGGCGTTGGACTTTTAAAtggaattttaaatgttataaaaattgtttttaacagaaataaataCTC is a window of Hydra vulgaris chromosome 15, alternate assembly HydraT2T_AEP DNA encoding:
- the LOC136091325 gene encoding uncharacterized protein LOC136091325 isoform X3, whose protein sequence is MMLSSNILVENGSKNCVLDKEDSKERHLSCQDAITRQHHDAKICECYSGILKFLRQSGTRLNRKVLKMNNAANAK